A portion of the Punica granatum isolate Tunisia-2019 chromosome 7, ASM765513v2, whole genome shotgun sequence genome contains these proteins:
- the LOC116212869 gene encoding phosphatidylinositol/phosphatidylcholine transfer protein SFH9 isoform X2, with protein sequence MGSVANEESAIKQFQSLMEEVDEPLKTAYETVHQGYPRETLVRFLKARDWNVAIAHKMLIDSLEWRMQNDINSILTKPIVPADLYRAVRDTQLVGLSGFTREGHPVIAIGLGLSTYDKASVNYYVQSHIQMNEYRDRVVLPYATKKYGRYIGTCVKVLDMTGLKLSALNQLKLLTVISTIDDLNYPEKTETYYIVNPPRIFSACWKVVKPLLQERTRRKIQVLHGCPKDELFKIMDYSSLPHFCRGEGSGSSSGSDNGTVDDCFSLDHTFHQQLYNYIKQQALLMDSSPVKQGSVHVTFLEPEPDDAEIAQTIESEIHKLGENKRGLVSMMSGLKVNGSWKGWF encoded by the exons ATGGGTAGCGTTGCCAATGAAGAATCGGCAATCAAGCAGTTCCAGTCTCTGATGGAAGAAG TAGATGAGCCACTGAAGACTGCATACGAG ACTGTCCATCAGGGGTATCCAAGAGAAACTCTGGTGCGGTTCTTGAAAGCAAGAGATTGGAATGTCGCCATAGCCCATAAGATG TTGATTGATAGTCTAGAGTGGAGAATGCAAAATGATATCAACAGTATCTTAACG AAACCCATTGTTCCTGCTGATTTATATAGAGCAGTTCGGGATACTCAGCTTGTGGGATTATCGGGCTTTACAAGAGAG GGTCATCCTGTCATTGCTATTGGTCTTGGGCTCAGCACGTATGACAAAGCATCT GTGAACTACTATGTGCAATCTCACAttcaaatgaatgaatatagaGATCGTGTGGTGCTG cCCTATGCAACAAAAAAGTATGGGAGATATATCGGCACTTGTGTGAAAGTTTTGGATATGACCGGTTTAAAGCTTTCGGCACTTAACCAATTAAAG CTTCTGACAGTAATATCTACAATTGATGACTTGAATTACCCAGAGAAGACAGAAACTTACTATATCGTGAACCCACCTCGTATATTTTCAGCTTGTTGGAAG GTCGTAAAACCGCTTTTGCAAGAGAGAACAAGGAGGAAAATTCAAGTTCTTCATGGTTGTCCCAAAGACGAGCTATTTAAG ATAATGGACTACTCATCCCTCCCGCATTTTTGTAGAGGCGAAGGCTCGGGATCATCCAGTGGATCTGATAACGGAACAGTAGATGATTGTTTCTCCTTAGACCACACCTTCCACCAACAGCTCTATAACTACATTAAACAACAAGCTTTGCTCATGGACTCGTCACCAGTCAAACAGGGTTCCGTCCACGTGACTTTTCTCGAGCCCGAACCTGACGATGCCGAGATTGCCCAGACAATCGAGTCAGAGATCCACAAGCTTGGTGAGAATAAGAGGGGGCTTGTGAGTATGATGAGCGGGCTTAAAGTGAATGGCAGCTGGAAGGGTTGGTTCTGA
- the LOC116212869 gene encoding phosphatidylinositol/phosphatidylcholine transfer protein SFH9 isoform X1: MGSVANEESAIKQFQSLMEEVDEPLKTAYETVHQGYPRETLVRFLKARDWNVAIAHKMLIDSLEWRMQNDINSILTKPIVPADLYRAVRDTQLVGLSGFTREGHPVIAIGLGLSTYDKASVNYYVQSHIQMNEYRDRVVLPYATKKYGRYIGTCVKVLDMTGLKLSALNQLKLLTVISTIDDLNYPEKTETYYIVNPPRIFSACWKVSTYLGSFLFSSIRYLNHKTVKFLEWLQVVKPLLQERTRRKIQVLHGCPKDELFKIMDYSSLPHFCRGEGSGSSSGSDNGTVDDCFSLDHTFHQQLYNYIKQQALLMDSSPVKQGSVHVTFLEPEPDDAEIAQTIESEIHKLGENKRGLVSMMSGLKVNGSWKGWF, encoded by the exons ATGGGTAGCGTTGCCAATGAAGAATCGGCAATCAAGCAGTTCCAGTCTCTGATGGAAGAAG TAGATGAGCCACTGAAGACTGCATACGAG ACTGTCCATCAGGGGTATCCAAGAGAAACTCTGGTGCGGTTCTTGAAAGCAAGAGATTGGAATGTCGCCATAGCCCATAAGATG TTGATTGATAGTCTAGAGTGGAGAATGCAAAATGATATCAACAGTATCTTAACG AAACCCATTGTTCCTGCTGATTTATATAGAGCAGTTCGGGATACTCAGCTTGTGGGATTATCGGGCTTTACAAGAGAG GGTCATCCTGTCATTGCTATTGGTCTTGGGCTCAGCACGTATGACAAAGCATCT GTGAACTACTATGTGCAATCTCACAttcaaatgaatgaatatagaGATCGTGTGGTGCTG cCCTATGCAACAAAAAAGTATGGGAGATATATCGGCACTTGTGTGAAAGTTTTGGATATGACCGGTTTAAAGCTTTCGGCACTTAACCAATTAAAG CTTCTGACAGTAATATCTACAATTGATGACTTGAATTACCCAGAGAAGACAGAAACTTACTATATCGTGAACCCACCTCGTATATTTTCAGCTTGTTGGAAGGTCAGCACCTATCTTggttcttttttgttttcctcGATAAGATatttaaatcataaaacagTGAAATTCTTGGAATGGTTGCAGGTCGTAAAACCGCTTTTGCAAGAGAGAACAAGGAGGAAAATTCAAGTTCTTCATGGTTGTCCCAAAGACGAGCTATTTAAG ATAATGGACTACTCATCCCTCCCGCATTTTTGTAGAGGCGAAGGCTCGGGATCATCCAGTGGATCTGATAACGGAACAGTAGATGATTGTTTCTCCTTAGACCACACCTTCCACCAACAGCTCTATAACTACATTAAACAACAAGCTTTGCTCATGGACTCGTCACCAGTCAAACAGGGTTCCGTCCACGTGACTTTTCTCGAGCCCGAACCTGACGATGCCGAGATTGCCCAGACAATCGAGTCAGAGATCCACAAGCTTGGTGAGAATAAGAGGGGGCTTGTGAGTATGATGAGCGGGCTTAAAGTGAATGGCAGCTGGAAGGGTTGGTTCTGA
- the LOC116212868 gene encoding WEB family protein At5g55860, whose translation MVAKDRQKSPGSAKAEVGEIDTRAPFQSVKDAVNLFGEGAFSGEKPAIRKPKPHSAERVLAKETQLHLVQKELNKLKEQLKNAETTKSQVLVELEKAKRTMEELTQKLNAVTESKEQAIKQTESAKILAMQFEEANSDGFTGTNDSWKQDLEKARGQYTSLITELDTAKQELRKMQQDCDATTETRVAALKQAEEAELAAKANIEKVGELSKEISAIQETLGQVKLATLHAQQEQAKIFTEKDVQRKACKATLEESAKQLLTLKKEFDPEMIQNLEAQLAETGEQIGSLKKQMESVKASDLESVRTVTLELDDAKGSLKKVAEEESSLQSLVESLKVELENVKKEHSELKEKEAETEAIVGNLHVKLRKSKSELEACLTEESKARGASDEMIATLQLLVLETENARKEAEEMKDKAEELKKEAEATKTALKEAEQRLRVALEEAEEAKMAEVNALDEIKNLSERTTAARASTSESGAKITISKDEFDSLSRKVEESEKLAEMKVAAALAQVEAVKASENEALKRLEATKKEIEDMKAETEAALKRAQMAEAAKRAVEGELRKWREREQKKAAETASRILAETDVSSDSSPPIYKVQKYQYQPGKAAERRLEKVKTSVSKKVLRSNFSGIFSRKKNQIEGGSPSYLPGEKPV comes from the exons ATGGTAGCAAAAGACCGGCAAAAATCTCCTGGCTCTGCGAAGGCGGAGGTGGGGGAGATAGACACCAGAGCTCCGTTTCAGTCAGTTAAAGATGCAGTTAATCTATTTGGTGAAGGGGCTTTTTCGGGAGAAAAACCTGCTATTAGGAAGCCTAAACCTCACTCCGCGGAG AGGGTTTTGGCAAAAGAAACGCAGCTTCACCTTGTGCAAAAAGAGCTAAATAAGCTGAAGGAACAGCTAAAGAATGCCGAAACCACCAAGAGCCAAGTACTTGTCGAGCTTGAGAAGGCTAAGAGAACGATGGAGGAGCTTACCCAAAAGCTAAATGCTGTGACTGAATCTAAGGAGCAGGCGATTAAGCAAACAGAAAGTGCAAAAATCTTGGCCATGCAGTTTGAGGAGGCCAATTCTGATGGGTTCACTGGAACCAACGATTCTTGGAAGCAGGACCTAGAGAAAGCAAGGGGACAGTATACAAGTCTCATTACTGAACTCGACACCGCGAAGCAAGAGCTGAGGAAGATGCAGCAAGATTGTGATGCAACAACAGAGACGAGGGTTGCTGCACTCAAGCAAGCTGAAGAGGCCGAACTTGCAGCGAAGGCAAACATTGAGAAAGTTGGTGAACTCTCAAAGGAGATTTCGGCTATACAAGAAACTCTAGGGCAAGTGAAGCTCGCGACTCTTCATGCGCAGCAGGAGCAAGCAAAGATTTTCACTGAGAAAGATGTCCAAAGAAAGGCGTGTAAAGCTACCTTGGAGGAATCGGCAAAGCAATTGCTTACTTTGAAAAAGGAGTTTGATCCTGAAATGATTCAAAATCTTGAAGCCCAACTGGCTGAGACGGGGGAACAAATTGGGTCTCTGAAGAAGCAAATGGAGAGTGTGAAGGCTTCCGATTTAGAATCTGTGAGGACTGTCACATTGGAGCTGGACGATGCTAAGGGATCGCTGAAGAAGGTGGCAGAGGAGGAGAGCTCACTGCAGAGTTTGGTGGAATCCCTGAAGGTGGAACTAGAGAATGTGAAGAAAGAGCACTCCGAACTGAAGGAAAAGGAAGCGGAAACAGAAGCAATCGTTGGGAATCTCCACGTGAAGCTCCGAAAGAGCAAGTCTGAGCTTGAAGCTTGCCTTACAGAAGAGTCGAAAGCAAGGGGTGCTTCTGATGAAATGATAGCGACTCTTCAGCTGTTAGTGTTGGAGACTGAGAATGCTCGGAAAGAGGCAGAGGAGATGAAGGATAAGGCGGAGGAGTTAAAGAAGGAAGCAGAAGCCACCAAGACCGCTCTGAAGGAGGCAGAACAGAGGCTGAGAGTTGCCCTCGAGGAGGCTGAAGAGGCGAAAATGGCTGAGGTTAATGCCCTTGATGAGATCAAGAACTTGTCGGAGAGAACAACTGCTGCAAGAGCCTCCACTTCCGAGTCTGGTGCTAAGATCACTATCTCAAAGGATGAGTTTGATAGTCTGAGCCGAAAAGTGGAGGAGTCTGAGAAGTTAGCAGAGATGAAGGTGGCTGCTGCCCTGGCCCAAGTGGAAGCTGTGAAGGCAAGCGAGAATGAAGCCCTCAAGAGATTGGAGGCCACCAAGAAGGAGATTGAAGACATGAAGGCAGAGACAGAGGCGGCCCTCAAGAGGGCACAGATGGCGGAAGCTGCCAAGAGGGCAGTGGAAGGAGAGCTCCGGAAATGGCGGGAGAGGGAGCAGAAGAAGGCCGCTGAGACTGCATCCCGAATTTTGGCTGAAACCGATGTATCCTCTGACTCATCCCCGCCGATCTATAAGGTGCAGAAATACCAGTACCAACCTGGGAAAGCTGCTGAGCGAAGACTTGAGAAGGTGAAGACTTCGGTTTCTAAGAAGGTTCTTCGGTCCAATTTCAGCGGCATCTTCAGCAGGAAAAAGAACCAGATTGAGGGCGGATCCCCGTCTTATCTTCCTGGAGAGAAGCCCGTGTGA
- the LOC116214226 gene encoding transmembrane emp24 domain-containing protein p24beta2: MRFVSPGHCFISFLVLFSSLRTAVGIRFVIDREECFSHNVQYEGDTVHVSFVVIKSDSSWHYSQDGVDLVVKGPTGDQIHDFHDKTSEKFEFVAHHKGLHRFCFTNRSPYHETVDFDVHVGHFAYYEEHAKDEHFSPLIEQIGKLEEALYNIQFEQHWLEAQTERQAIVNEMMSKRAIHKAVFESVALIGASFLQVYLLRRLFERKTGLSRV; encoded by the exons ATGAGATTTGTTTCGCCTGGGCATTGCTTCATCAGCTTTCTGGTCCTTTTCTCAAGCCTGCGAACTGCAGTTGGGATCAGATTTGTCATTGATAGGGAAGAATGCTTCTCCCACAATGTTCAGTATGAAGGCGATACAGTCCATGTTTCATTCGTGGTGATCAAGTCCGATTCGTCTTGGCATTACAGTCAGGATGGTGTTGATCTTGTG GTGAAGGGACCTACTGGTGATCAAATTCATGACTTCCATGATAAGACAAgtgagaagtttgagtttgtCGCTCATCACAAAGGGCTCCATCGTTTCTGCTTCACTAATAGGTCTCCTTATCACGAGACCGTCGACTTTGATGTACACGTTGGGCATTTCGCTTACTACGAGGAGCATGCAAAAGATG AGCATTTCAGTCCTTTGATTGAGCAAATAGGAAAGCTAGAAGAAGCCCTTTATAATATTCAGTTCGAACAGCATTGGCTAGAGGCTCAGACGGAGCGCCAAGCAATAG TGaatgaaatgatgagcaaaagaGCCATTCATAAGGCTGTCTTTGAGTCAGTGGCACTTATCGGGGCGAGTTTTCTTCAAGTTTACCTTCTCAGACGCTTGTTCGAAAGAAAGACGGGTCTATCCCGAGTTTAG